A window of the Streptomyces albireticuli genome harbors these coding sequences:
- the serS gene encoding serine--tRNA ligase produces MIDLRLLREDPDRVRASQRARGEDVDVVDALLSADERRRSSGVRFDELRSEQKSLGKLIPKASGDEKAALLKKAGELSAAVKAADAEQDEAAAEAQRLLLQIGNLVHPDVPRGGEDDFTVLETVGTPRDFAAEGFEPKDHLELGQSLGAIDVERGAKVSGSRFYYLTGVGALLELALVNAAIAQATAAGFTPMLTPALVKPRAMEGTGFLGQAAQDVYHLEKDDFYLVGTSEVPLAAYHMDEILDASQLPLRYAGFSPCFRREAGTYGKDTRGIFRVHQFDKVEMFSYIAPEDSEAEHARLLEWEKQWLTSLELPFQVIDVATGDLGSSASRKFDCEAWIPTQGKYRELTSTSNCDEFQARRLSVRMRDGKNVRPLATLNGTLCAVPRTIVAILENHQQADGTVRVPEVLRPYLGGREILEPVAK; encoded by the coding sequence GTGATTGACCTTCGCCTGCTTCGTGAGGACCCCGACCGTGTGCGCGCCTCCCAGCGCGCCCGTGGAGAGGACGTCGACGTCGTCGACGCGCTGCTCTCCGCCGACGAGCGGCGCAGGTCGTCCGGCGTCCGCTTCGACGAACTCCGCTCCGAGCAGAAGTCGCTCGGCAAGCTCATCCCCAAGGCCTCCGGTGACGAGAAGGCCGCCCTGCTGAAGAAGGCGGGCGAGCTCTCCGCCGCCGTCAAGGCCGCCGACGCCGAGCAGGACGAGGCCGCCGCCGAGGCGCAGCGCCTGCTGCTCCAGATCGGCAACCTCGTCCACCCGGACGTGCCGCGCGGCGGCGAGGACGACTTCACCGTCCTGGAGACCGTCGGCACCCCGCGCGACTTCGCGGCCGAGGGCTTCGAGCCCAAGGACCACCTGGAGCTCGGCCAGTCGCTCGGCGCGATCGACGTCGAGCGCGGCGCCAAGGTCTCCGGTTCGCGCTTCTACTACCTGACGGGCGTCGGCGCGCTGCTGGAGCTCGCGCTGGTGAACGCCGCCATCGCGCAGGCCACCGCCGCCGGCTTCACCCCGATGCTCACCCCCGCGCTGGTCAAGCCGCGCGCCATGGAGGGCACCGGCTTCCTCGGCCAGGCCGCCCAGGACGTCTACCACCTGGAGAAGGACGACTTCTACCTGGTCGGCACGTCCGAGGTGCCCCTCGCGGCGTACCACATGGACGAGATCCTGGACGCCTCGCAGCTCCCGCTGCGCTACGCCGGCTTCTCCCCGTGCTTCCGCCGCGAGGCCGGCACGTACGGCAAGGACACCCGGGGCATCTTCCGCGTCCACCAGTTCGACAAGGTCGAGATGTTCTCGTACATCGCGCCGGAGGACTCGGAGGCGGAGCACGCCCGCCTGCTGGAGTGGGAGAAGCAGTGGCTGACCAGCCTGGAGCTGCCGTTCCAGGTGATCGACGTGGCCACGGGTGACCTCGGCTCCTCCGCCTCCCGCAAGTTCGACTGCGAGGCGTGGATCCCCACCCAGGGCAAGTACCGCGAGCTGACCTCGACCTCCAACTGCGACGAGTTCCAGGCCCGCCGCCTGTCCGTGCGGATGCGCGACGGCAAGAACGTCCGCCCGCTGGCGACGCTCAACGGCACGCTGTGCGCCGTCCCGCGCACCATCGTGGCGATCCTGGAGAACCACCAGCAGGCCGACGGGACGGTCCGCGTCCCCGAGGTGCTCCGCCCCTACCTGGGCGGCCGGGAGATCCTGGAGCCCGTCGCCAAGTGA
- a CDS encoding HAD family hydrolase, producing the protein MTSSGSPAGPLPYRLIATDLDGTLLRPDDTVSERTRAALARATAAGAAHIVVTGRSVPWTKHILEALDYQGLAVCGQGAQVYHAGEHRLLTSVTLDRQLAGLAVAKIEAEIGPLFLAASRDGMDGEVLVGPGYRVQEGPLPVISVTDTTELWAAPLNKLYLQHPGLDDDGLAEVARAVAGDLVGVTMAGPGIVELLPLGLSKATGLSLAARRLGLKAADTIAFGDMPNDVPMFGWAAHGVAMANAHTELKAVADEITESNADDGIAVVLERLFA; encoded by the coding sequence GTGACCTCCTCCGGCTCACCCGCGGGTCCGCTGCCGTACCGGCTGATCGCGACCGACCTCGACGGCACGCTGCTGCGCCCCGACGACACCGTCTCGGAGCGCACCCGCGCCGCGCTCGCCCGGGCGACGGCGGCGGGCGCCGCGCACATCGTCGTCACCGGCCGCTCGGTGCCCTGGACCAAGCACATCCTGGAGGCGCTGGACTACCAGGGCCTCGCGGTGTGCGGGCAGGGCGCGCAGGTCTACCACGCGGGTGAGCACCGGCTGCTGACGTCGGTGACGCTGGACCGGCAGCTCGCCGGGCTCGCCGTCGCCAAGATAGAGGCGGAGATCGGCCCGCTGTTCCTGGCCGCCAGCCGGGACGGCATGGACGGCGAGGTGCTGGTCGGCCCCGGCTACCGCGTCCAGGAGGGCCCCCTTCCGGTCATCTCGGTCACGGACACCACCGAGCTGTGGGCCGCCCCGCTGAACAAGCTCTACCTCCAGCACCCGGGCCTCGACGACGACGGCCTGGCCGAGGTCGCGCGGGCGGTCGCCGGTGACCTGGTGGGCGTGACGATGGCGGGCCCCGGCATCGTCGAGCTGCTGCCGCTCGGCCTGAGCAAGGCCACGGGCCTGTCGCTGGCCGCGCGCCGGCTGGGTCTGAAGGCCGCCGACACGATCGCCTTCGGCGACATGCCCAACGACGTCCCGATGTTCGGCTGGGCGGCCCACGGCGTGGCCATGGCCAACGCCCACACCGAGCTGAAGGCCGTGGCCGACGAGATCACCGAGTCGAACGCGGACGACGGGATCGCGGTCGTCCTGGAGCGCCTGTTCGCCTGA
- a CDS encoding rhomboid-like protein, with protein MKADAARLRSAVSSWVRTSPGTHIWLLIIGVTSLVIAAASQDLETFLLHRTSSNIHQLNKQPVESLLISGFWIENPSSFLLYAGLFELVHANVERWIGTLRWLFVVAVAHVAATLISQDIVMLAIQDHSLPRSMKHVVDIGVSYGLAAAAGVLTYRVPRPWRWLYAASLVAFFAVPLCAGGTYTDIGHAVSVAIGLACGRPLSYGLPTWDLGRAEAALRRWRGRTKAVPGPPGDPGGPDAAFGEAKGLRRTGAPGRPRSRRPRSTR; from the coding sequence GTGAAGGCAGACGCCGCCCGCCTGCGCTCCGCCGTGAGCTCCTGGGTCCGGACCTCTCCCGGCACCCACATCTGGCTGCTGATCATCGGGGTGACCAGCCTGGTCATCGCCGCGGCCAGCCAGGACCTGGAGACCTTCCTCCTGCACCGCACCAGCAGCAACATCCACCAGCTGAACAAGCAGCCCGTGGAATCCCTGCTGATCAGCGGCTTCTGGATCGAGAACCCGTCCTCGTTCCTGCTCTACGCCGGGCTCTTCGAGCTCGTCCACGCCAACGTCGAACGCTGGATCGGCACCCTGCGCTGGCTGTTCGTCGTCGCCGTCGCGCACGTCGCGGCCACGCTCATCAGCCAGGACATCGTCATGCTGGCCATCCAGGACCACTCGCTGCCGCGCTCGATGAAGCACGTGGTCGACATAGGCGTCTCCTACGGGCTCGCCGCCGCGGCCGGCGTCCTCACCTACCGGGTGCCGCGCCCCTGGCGGTGGCTCTACGCCGCGAGCCTGGTGGCCTTCTTCGCCGTCCCGCTGTGCGCCGGCGGCACGTACACCGACATCGGCCACGCGGTGTCCGTGGCCATCGGCCTGGCCTGCGGCCGCCCGCTCTCGTACGGGCTGCCGACGTGGGACCTCGGCCGGGCGGAGGCGGCCCTGCGGAGGTGGCGGGGACGGACGAAGGCCGTCCCCGGCCCACCGGGGGACCCCGGCGGGCCGGACGCGGCCTTCGGTGAAGCGAAGGGCCTCAGGCGAACAGGCGCTCCAGGACGACCGCGATCCCGTCGTCCGCGTTCGACTCGGTGA
- a CDS encoding FadR/GntR family transcriptional regulator: MALRAAGRQSLVDTVVDQLRAQVGAGEWRVGERIPTEHALAEQLQVGRNTVREAVRVLVHAGMLRSRQGEGTFVVSMADPAEIMRGVQRAGVRDVLELRIALEVEAARLAAVRHEPADLERMRAALDAQTAFEDPDGQPDSGSLELYADHDVAFHRAVVEAAHNSALTATYSWFSSSVREALVTALGDREMPRIIHGDHHDLMTAIASGDPEAAARAARLLLERPKRAVESLLPES, translated from the coding sequence ATGGCACTGCGGGCGGCGGGACGGCAGTCCCTCGTGGACACCGTCGTGGATCAGCTGCGCGCCCAGGTCGGCGCCGGCGAATGGCGGGTCGGCGAGCGCATCCCGACCGAGCACGCGCTCGCCGAGCAGCTCCAGGTCGGGCGGAACACCGTCCGCGAGGCCGTAAGGGTGCTCGTCCACGCCGGAATGCTCCGTTCGAGGCAGGGCGAGGGCACCTTCGTCGTCTCCATGGCCGACCCTGCCGAGATCATGCGCGGAGTGCAGCGCGCCGGCGTACGGGACGTCCTGGAGCTGCGCATCGCCCTGGAGGTCGAGGCCGCGCGCCTCGCGGCGGTGCGCCACGAGCCCGCCGACCTGGAGCGGATGCGGGCGGCCCTGGACGCCCAGACCGCCTTCGAGGACCCCGACGGCCAGCCGGACTCCGGCAGCCTGGAGCTCTACGCGGACCACGACGTCGCCTTCCACCGGGCAGTCGTGGAGGCCGCCCACAACAGCGCGCTGACCGCGACGTACAGCTGGTTCAGCAGCTCGGTGCGCGAGGCGCTCGTCACCGCGCTCGGCGACCGCGAGATGCCGCGCATCATCCACGGCGACCACCACGACCTGATGACCGCCATCGCCTCCGGCGACCCCGAAGCGGCCGCGCGGGCCGCCCGGCTGCTGCTCGAACGGCCCAAGCGGGCCGTGGAGTCCCTGCTCCCGGAGAGCTGA
- a CDS encoding CynX/NimT family MFS transporter — MSEPRPQAPLIDAEEDLAPAPPVAAARRRLRAHPALVLLGIVLASLNMRAALAGVSPLVGEIGDHFHLAATASSLVTTIPLVFMGLGSIVAPKLARRWGTEAVLCGALVLLCGGILLRVAPPVVALFVGCALVGTAIALLNVLMPGLIKRDFPERAASMTALYSTAMILGATVSAASAVPLEEALGGWQGSLVSWALLAAVAAVVWLPQAVLARRGTHHGEAAATERRPAAPERGLLRTPLAWQVTLFMGVQSLIAYVCIAWMPTIFTDGGMSKSEAGLVYSFYTLVQMAGSFVVPILAGRLRDQRLLALGVVTLMAAGVTGLLVAPVAGAWLWATLMGVAQGGTLGLALTMMVLRTRDSHTAARLSGMAQTWGYLVASVGPFALGAVHQVTDSWTVPVALLLVACASLVLLGLGAGRDRRI, encoded by the coding sequence ATGTCGGAGCCGAGGCCCCAAGCACCCCTGATAGACGCGGAGGAGGACCTGGCGCCCGCGCCTCCCGTGGCGGCCGCGCGGCGGCGGCTGCGCGCCCACCCCGCGCTGGTGCTCCTCGGCATCGTGCTGGCCTCGCTCAACATGCGGGCGGCGCTGGCCGGGGTGTCGCCGCTGGTCGGCGAGATCGGCGACCACTTCCACCTGGCGGCCACCGCGAGCAGCCTGGTGACGACCATCCCCCTCGTCTTCATGGGGCTCGGCTCGATCGTCGCGCCCAAGCTGGCCCGTCGCTGGGGCACCGAGGCCGTGCTGTGCGGCGCGCTCGTGCTGCTGTGCGGCGGCATCCTGCTGCGCGTGGCGCCGCCCGTCGTCGCGCTGTTCGTCGGCTGCGCGCTCGTCGGCACGGCGATAGCCCTGCTGAACGTCCTGATGCCGGGCCTGATCAAGCGGGACTTCCCCGAGCGGGCCGCGAGCATGACCGCCCTGTACTCCACCGCGATGATCCTCGGCGCCACCGTCTCGGCGGCCTCCGCCGTGCCGCTGGAGGAAGCCCTCGGCGGCTGGCAGGGGTCCCTGGTCTCCTGGGCGCTGCTCGCGGCCGTCGCCGCCGTCGTCTGGCTGCCCCAGGCGGTCCTGGCGCGCCGCGGCACCCACCACGGCGAGGCCGCGGCCACGGAGCGCCGCCCCGCCGCGCCGGAGCGCGGGCTGCTGCGCACCCCGCTCGCCTGGCAGGTCACGCTGTTCATGGGCGTGCAGTCGCTGATCGCGTACGTGTGCATCGCCTGGATGCCGACGATCTTCACCGACGGCGGCATGAGCAAGAGCGAGGCCGGCCTCGTCTACTCCTTCTACACGCTGGTCCAGATGGCCGGCTCGTTCGTGGTGCCGATCCTGGCCGGGCGGCTGCGCGACCAGCGGCTGCTGGCGCTCGGCGTCGTGACGCTGATGGCCGCGGGCGTCACCGGCCTGCTCGTCGCGCCCGTGGCCGGTGCCTGGCTCTGGGCGACCCTGATGGGCGTCGCGCAGGGCGGCACGCTGGGGCTCGCGCTGACGATGATGGTGCTGCGCACGCGGGACTCCCACACGGCGGCCCGGCTCTCGGGCATGGCGCAGACCTGGGGTTATCTGGTGGCGTCCGTCGGCCCGTTCGCGCTCGGCGCGGTGCACCAGGTCACGGACAGCTGGACGGTGCCGGTGGCGCTGCTCCTCGTCGCCTGCGCGAGCCTGGTGCTGCTGGGTCTGGGCGCCGGGCGCGATCGGCGGATCTGA
- a CDS encoding aminoglycoside phosphotransferase family protein, with amino-acid sequence MHVPSRITVPATLAAYHDEFDGEAGRAWVAALPDLAAEFLDRWRLRPDGPSSHGFVALVLPVLREDGTPAALKLQPVTDESAGEPLALRAWGGDGAVALLDHDAGSGTMLLERLDANRSLLAVEDHEASLRVLTELLARLLKTPAPAGLRPLADIAGAMLADTPGALPHITDTAHRRVVDRCAEAVREVIAEPGDRLLHWDLHYENVLAPLPGTPREPWLAIDPKPLVGDPGFELLPALRDRWDDVTATGDVERAVLRRFDLMTEILSLDRARAARWTLGRVLQNSLWEVEDTEEGEKVALEPEQMAIARILESRL; translated from the coding sequence ATGCACGTGCCTTCCCGCATCACCGTCCCCGCCACGCTCGCCGCGTACCACGACGAGTTCGACGGGGAGGCGGGCCGCGCCTGGGTCGCCGCCCTCCCGGACCTGGCCGCGGAGTTCCTCGACCGCTGGCGGCTGCGGCCCGACGGCCCCTCCTCGCACGGCTTCGTCGCGCTCGTCCTGCCCGTACTGCGCGAGGACGGCACCCCGGCCGCGCTCAAGCTCCAGCCCGTCACCGACGAGAGCGCGGGCGAGCCGCTCGCCCTGCGCGCCTGGGGCGGCGACGGCGCCGTGGCCCTGCTCGACCACGACGCCGGCTCGGGCACGATGCTCCTGGAGCGGCTGGACGCGAACCGCTCGCTGCTGGCCGTGGAGGACCACGAGGCGTCCCTGCGCGTCCTTACGGAGCTCCTCGCGCGGCTCCTGAAGACCCCGGCCCCCGCCGGCCTGCGCCCGCTCGCGGACATCGCGGGCGCGATGCTCGCCGATACCCCCGGCGCCCTCCCCCACATCACCGACACCGCCCACCGGCGCGTCGTCGACCGCTGCGCCGAGGCCGTGCGGGAGGTGATCGCCGAACCGGGCGACCGCCTGCTGCACTGGGACCTGCACTACGAGAACGTCCTGGCCCCCCTGCCCGGCACACCCCGCGAGCCCTGGCTGGCCATCGACCCCAAGCCCCTCGTCGGCGACCCCGGCTTCGAACTCCTCCCCGCCCTCCGCGACCGCTGGGACGACGTCACGGCCACGGGCGACGTGGAACGCGCGGTGCTCCGCCGCTTCGACCTGATGACCGAGATCCTCTCCCTCGACCGCGCCCGCGCCGCCCGCTGGACGCTGGGCCGGGTCCTCCAGAACTCCCTGTGGGAGGTGGAGGACACCGAGGAGGGCGAGAAGGTCGCGCTGGAACCGGAGCAGATGGCCATAGCGCGGATCCTGGAGTCCCGCCTGTAG
- a CDS encoding ABC transporter permease has protein sequence MYNRTVARLTYRGLLGRRRAFILFALPALLIAISVVIRVLTGADDDTAANVLGGFALATMVPLIGVVAGTGAIGPEIDDGSVVYLLSKPVKRPTIIFTKLVVAVGVTAVFSAIPTLIAGFILNGNSQQIAVAYAVAAAVASVAYSAIFLLLGTVTRHAVVAGLVYALVWESLFGSLISGARTLSVQQWSLALAQKIGADGAITSDVGLPLALVLLIGVTTLATWYAGQKLRTLTLAGEE, from the coding sequence ATGTACAACCGCACCGTCGCCCGGCTGACCTACCGGGGGCTCCTCGGCCGCCGCCGCGCCTTCATCCTCTTCGCGCTGCCCGCCCTCCTGATCGCCATCTCGGTCGTCATCCGCGTCCTGACCGGCGCCGACGACGACACCGCCGCGAACGTCCTGGGCGGCTTCGCGCTCGCCACGATGGTCCCGCTGATCGGCGTCGTCGCCGGTACGGGCGCGATCGGGCCGGAGATCGACGACGGCTCGGTGGTCTATCTCCTCTCCAAGCCCGTCAAGCGCCCCACGATCATCTTCACCAAGCTGGTCGTCGCCGTCGGCGTCACCGCGGTCTTCTCGGCGATCCCCACCCTGATCGCGGGCTTCATCCTCAACGGCAACAGCCAGCAGATCGCCGTCGCCTACGCCGTGGCCGCCGCGGTGGCCTCCGTCGCCTACAGCGCGATCTTCCTCCTCCTGGGCACCGTCACCCGCCACGCCGTCGTGGCCGGCCTGGTCTACGCCCTGGTCTGGGAGTCCCTCTTCGGCAGCCTCATCTCCGGCGCCCGCACCCTGAGCGTCCAGCAGTGGTCCCTGGCCCTCGCCCAGAAGATCGGCGCGGACGGCGCCATCACCTCGGACGTCGGCCTCCCCCTCGCCCTCGTCCTCCTCATCGGCGTCACCACCCTGGCGACCTGGTACGCCGGCCAGAAGCTCCGCACCCTCACCCTGGCCGGGGAGGAGTGA
- a CDS encoding ABC transporter ATP-binding protein has protein sequence MSTVSIDNVSRWFGNVVAVNDVSMTVGPGVTGLLGPNGAGKSTLINMMGGFLAPSTGTVTLDGATIWRNEGVYRHIGIVPEREAMYDFLTGQEFVRANAELHGLGAKEAQHALATVEMEYAQDRKIATYSKGMRQRVKMASALVHQPSVLLLDEPFNGMDPRQRMQLMELLRRMGAEGRTVLFSSHILEEVEQLAAHIEVVVAGRHAASGDFRKIRRLMTDRPHRYLVRSSDDRALAAALIADPSTAGIEVDLKEGALRVQAVDFGRFTTLLPRVARAHGIRLLTVSPSDESLESVFSYLVTA, from the coding sequence ATGAGCACTGTCTCCATCGACAACGTCTCCCGCTGGTTCGGCAACGTCGTCGCCGTCAACGACGTCTCCATGACCGTCGGCCCCGGTGTCACCGGCCTCCTCGGCCCCAACGGCGCCGGGAAGTCCACCCTCATCAACATGATGGGCGGCTTCCTCGCCCCCTCCACCGGCACGGTCACCCTCGACGGCGCCACCATCTGGCGCAACGAGGGCGTCTACCGCCACATCGGGATCGTCCCCGAGCGCGAGGCGATGTACGACTTCCTCACCGGCCAGGAGTTCGTCCGCGCCAACGCCGAACTCCACGGCCTGGGCGCGAAGGAGGCGCAGCACGCCCTCGCCACGGTCGAGATGGAGTACGCCCAGGACCGCAAGATCGCGACGTACAGCAAGGGCATGCGCCAGCGCGTGAAGATGGCCTCCGCCCTGGTCCACCAGCCGTCCGTGCTCCTCCTCGACGAGCCCTTCAACGGCATGGACCCCCGTCAGCGGATGCAGCTGATGGAACTGCTGCGGCGCATGGGCGCGGAGGGCCGCACGGTGCTGTTCTCCTCGCACATCCTCGAAGAGGTCGAGCAGCTCGCGGCCCACATCGAGGTCGTCGTCGCGGGCCGGCACGCCGCCTCCGGCGACTTCCGCAAGATCCGCCGCCTGATGACGGACCGGCCGCACCGCTACCTCGTGCGCTCCAGCGACGACCGGGCCCTCGCCGCGGCCCTCATCGCCGACCCCTCCACGGCCGGCATCGAGGTCGACCTCAAGGAGGGCGCCCTGCGCGTCCAGGCCGTCGACTTCGGCCGCTTCACCACCCTGCTGCCGCGCGTCGCCCGCGCGCACGGCATCCGGCTCCTGACGGTCTCGCCCTCCGACGAGTCCCTGGAATCGGTCTTCTCCTACCTCGTCACGGCCTGA
- a CDS encoding ABC transporter permease subunit, which produces MPPETTTAPTQDVIHNIGYRNYSGARLGRAYARRSLFSQSLRGAYGLGRSAKSKVLPMILLGVMCVPAAIMVAVAVTTKMNDLPVAYTRYAILLQAVIGLYLASQAPQSVSRDLRFKTVPLYFSRPIERVDYVAAKFAAMASALFLLTGVPLLILYVGALLAKLDFADQTKGFAQGLVSVALLSLLFAGLGLVVAALTPRRGFGVAAVIAVLTISYGAVSTIQGIALARDNTDAISWLGLFSPITLIDGVQTAFLSATSAFPGGHGPGTGTGVVYVLVLLALIAGSFGLLMRRYRKVGL; this is translated from the coding sequence ATGCCGCCTGAGACCACCACGGCGCCCACCCAGGACGTCATCCACAACATCGGCTACCGGAACTACTCCGGCGCCCGCCTCGGCCGCGCCTACGCCCGCCGCTCGCTGTTCTCGCAGAGCCTGCGCGGCGCGTACGGCCTCGGCCGGTCGGCGAAGTCCAAGGTCCTGCCGATGATCCTGCTCGGCGTCATGTGCGTCCCCGCCGCCATCATGGTGGCGGTCGCCGTGACGACGAAGATGAACGACCTGCCGGTGGCCTACACCCGCTACGCGATCCTCCTCCAGGCCGTCATCGGCCTCTACCTCGCGTCCCAGGCCCCGCAGTCGGTCTCCCGCGACCTGCGCTTCAAGACCGTCCCGCTGTACTTCTCCCGCCCGATCGAGCGCGTCGACTACGTGGCGGCCAAGTTCGCGGCGATGGCCTCGGCGCTCTTCCTGCTCACCGGCGTGCCCCTGCTGATCCTGTACGTGGGCGCCCTGCTCGCCAAGCTGGACTTCGCCGACCAGACGAAGGGCTTCGCGCAAGGACTGGTCTCCGTCGCCCTGCTCTCCCTCCTCTTCGCCGGCCTCGGCCTGGTGGTCGCCGCGCTCACCCCGCGCCGCGGCTTCGGCGTCGCCGCGGTCATCGCGGTGCTGACGATCTCCTACGGCGCGGTCTCCACGATCCAGGGCATCGCCCTCGCCCGCGACAACACCGACGCCATCAGCTGGCTCGGACTGTTCTCGCCGATCACCCTGATCGACGGCGTCCAGACGGCGTTCCTCTCCGCCACGTCCGCCTTCCCCGGCGGCCACGGGCCGGGCACCGGCACCGGAGTCGTCTACGTCCTCGTCCTGCTCGCCCTGATCGCCGGGTCGTTCGGGCTGCTGATGCGCCGCTACCGAAAGGTCGGCCTGTGA
- a CDS encoding ABC transporter ATP-binding protein, producing the protein MTVIATESLSKRFPRVTALDRLSVDITPGVTGLVGANGAGKSTLIKILLGLSPATEGRASVLGLDVATEGAAIRERVGYMPEHDCLPPDVSATEFVVHMARMSGLPATAARERTADTLRHVGLYEERYRPMGGYSTGMKQRVKLAQALVHDPQLVLLDEPTNGLDPVGRDEMLGLIRRVHTDFGISVLVTSHLLGELERTCDHVVVIDGGKLLRSSSTDDFTQSTGSLAVEVTDSDARPDGTAALLAALAGAGLTVRPAGRTADGAPASGRVLLVDVVDEGTYDTVRDAVTDLGLGLVRMEQRRHRIAEVFRDETEDEATAAPADPATGGWGAGRQWAPAAQRDEQNEGAPDAA; encoded by the coding sequence GTGACTGTGATCGCTACCGAAAGCCTCAGCAAGCGGTTCCCCCGGGTGACCGCGCTCGACCGGCTGTCCGTCGACATCACGCCGGGCGTGACCGGCCTGGTGGGTGCCAACGGAGCCGGCAAGTCCACGCTGATCAAGATCCTGCTCGGGCTCTCCCCGGCCACCGAGGGCCGCGCCAGCGTGCTCGGCCTCGACGTCGCCACCGAGGGCGCCGCCATCCGGGAGCGGGTCGGCTACATGCCCGAGCACGACTGCCTGCCGCCCGACGTCTCCGCGACCGAGTTCGTCGTCCACATGGCCCGCATGTCCGGCCTGCCGGCCACCGCCGCGCGCGAGCGCACCGCCGACACGCTGCGCCACGTGGGCCTGTACGAGGAGCGCTACCGCCCCATGGGCGGCTACTCCACCGGCATGAAGCAGCGGGTCAAGCTGGCCCAGGCGCTCGTCCACGACCCGCAGCTGGTCCTGCTCGACGAGCCGACCAACGGCCTCGACCCGGTCGGCCGCGACGAGATGCTCGGCCTGATCCGGCGGGTCCACACGGACTTCGGCATCTCGGTCCTGGTCACCTCGCACCTGCTGGGCGAGCTGGAGCGCACCTGCGACCACGTCGTGGTCATCGACGGCGGCAAGCTGCTGCGGTCCTCGTCCACGGACGACTTCACCCAGTCCACGGGCTCCCTCGCCGTGGAGGTCACCGACTCGGACGCCCGCCCCGACGGCACCGCCGCGCTCCTCGCGGCCCTCGCCGGGGCCGGCCTCACGGTCCGCCCGGCCGGCCGGACCGCCGACGGCGCGCCCGCCTCCGGCCGCGTCCTCCTCGTCGACGTCGTCGACGAGGGCACCTACGACACGGTCCGCGACGCCGTCACGGACCTCGGGCTCGGCCTGGTCCGCATGGAGCAGCGCCGCCACCGCATCGCGGAGGTCTTCCGGGACGAGACCGAGGACGAGGCCACCGCCGCCCCGGCGGACCCGGCCACCGGCGGCTGGGGCGCCGGCCGGCAGTGGGCACCCGCGGCCCAGCGCGACGAGCAGAACGAAGGCGCGCCCGATGCCGCCTGA
- a CDS encoding M24 family metallopeptidase, protein MASATARELTADQRGFKEVQRLAYDCAEEVAAQLRPGVTEREAARMQRAWLRERGVRDWFHLPFAWFGDRTAFVGFRVPLQFFPTDRRLEPGMPFILDMAPVHRGFTADIGYAGCLGPHPLHERLTADLREHRELILREVRERRPLREIYEDVDRLMVRQGLANRHRAYPFGVIAHKVGRVRERRWSPRVFGFGTQALRGLASDAVRGHREGWSPLWSPHRFSDHPPAPGMWAVEPHLGFRGVGAKFEELLVVTDSRDPEESAFWLDDDLPHVRRRQEERAA, encoded by the coding sequence ATGGCCTCGGCAACGGCTCGGGAACTGACCGCGGATCAGCGGGGGTTCAAGGAAGTGCAGCGCCTCGCTTACGACTGCGCGGAGGAGGTCGCCGCCCAGCTGAGACCGGGGGTGACCGAGCGCGAGGCGGCCCGGATGCAGCGCGCGTGGCTGCGCGAGCGTGGTGTGCGCGACTGGTTCCACCTCCCCTTCGCGTGGTTCGGGGACCGCACGGCGTTCGTGGGGTTCCGGGTGCCGCTCCAGTTCTTCCCCACGGACCGGCGGCTGGAGCCGGGGATGCCGTTCATCCTCGACATGGCCCCGGTGCACCGGGGCTTCACGGCCGACATCGGCTACGCGGGCTGCCTCGGGCCCCACCCCCTGCACGAGCGGCTGACGGCCGATCTGCGGGAGCACCGGGAGCTGATCCTGCGCGAGGTGCGCGAGCGCCGCCCGCTCCGGGAGATCTACGAGGACGTGGACCGCCTCATGGTGCGCCAGGGCCTCGCCAACCGCCACCGGGCGTACCCCTTCGGGGTGATAGCGCACAAGGTGGGACGGGTCCGGGAGCGCCGCTGGTCGCCGCGGGTGTTCGGGTTCGGCACCCAGGCGCTGCGGGGGCTGGCCTCGGACGCTGTGCGCGGCCACCGGGAGGGCTGGTCGCCGCTGTGGAGCCCGCACCGCTTCTCCGACCACCCGCCGGCCCCCGGCATGTGGGCCGTGGAACCGCACCTCGGCTTCCGGGGCGTGGGCGCGAAGTTCGAGGAGCTCCTGGTGGTCACCGACTCCCGTGACCCCGAGGAGAGCGCGTTCTGGCTGGACGACGATCTGCCGCACGTGCGGCGCCGGCAGGAGGAGAGGGCCGCATGA